One stretch of Eretmochelys imbricata isolate rEreImb1 chromosome 1, rEreImb1.hap1, whole genome shotgun sequence DNA includes these proteins:
- the LOC144278888 gene encoding olfactory receptor 51G2-like: MSAVNETKFNSAVFLLSGIPGQEAIHLWISIPFCLMYVISIVGNSLILFIIKTDPSLHEPMYIFLSILAITDLALSISTMPTTLGIYLFNSREISLDACFAQLFFIHLFECIESSVLLLMAFDRFIAIRDPLRYVSILTLPRIGKMGLVCVLRGMAVMLPLPIFLQQFQYCRPNVLSHCYCINQDVMKIACSDIRVNSIYGLSVALLTEGLDSLLIFLSYVMILTTVLSITSHAECLRALNTCISHLCAVLLFYTPMIGLSVIHRFGEGSSPLLQVLLGYISLLVPPLMNPIVYSVKSKHLRARIIRVFIK; the protein is encoded by the coding sequence ATGTCAGCTGTCAATGAAACCAAATTCAACTCTGCAGTGTTCCTTCTCAgcgggatacctgggcaggaagccatccatctctggatctctatccccttctgcttAATGTATGTTATTTCCATAGTAGGAAATTCActcattctgttcattataaaaacagatccaagcctccatgagcccatgtacattttcctttccatattGGCCATCACAGACCTTGCCTTATCGATATCCACCATGCCGACAACACTGGGTATATACTTGTTTAACTCTAGAGAGATCAGCCTCGATGCCTGTTTtgcccagctgttcttcatccacttATTTGAATGCATTGAATCCTCCGTGCTCCTGTTGATGGCCTTTGACCGCTTCATCGCTATCCGTGACCCGCTGAGATATGTCTCCATCTTAACCCTGCCAAGAATAGGCAAGATGGGACTGGTGTGTGTGCTAAGAGGGATGGCTGTAATGCTCCCACTCCCTATTTTCCTTCAACAGTTCCAATATTGTCGACCCAATGTCCTCTCCCATTGCTACTGCATAAACCAGGATGTTATGAAGATTGCTTGTTCGGATATCAGAGTGAACAGCATCTATGGCTTGTCTGTTGCACTCTTGACAGAGGGGCTGGACTCGCTGCTCATCTTTctctcttatgtgatgatccTCACAACAGTGCTGAGCATCACATCCCACGCAGAATGTCTTAGGGCCCTGAACACTTGCATCTCACACCTCTGTGCCGTCCTACTCTTCTACACGCCAATGATTGGCCTGTCTGTGATACACAGATTCGGGGAGGGCTCTTCTCCCTTGCTTCAGGTTCTCCTGGGCTACATCTCCCTCCTTGTCCCACCCCTGATGAACCCAATTGTGTACAGCGTGAAAAGCAAACACCTTCGTGCGAGGATAATCAGGGTGTTCATCAAGTGA